The following proteins are encoded in a genomic region of Enterocloster clostridioformis:
- a CDS encoding exopolysaccharide biosynthesis polyprenyl glycosylphosphotransferase: MDLEGVYPMKNFEQYKRIVRFTSIITLVVCEMAIYWTVWLRHYNIEMEIPYNRTGNWMIVAVYCLILLIFSKMYGGLKIGYLKTFNIIYSQFLTTISANALIYLQITLLIKHFTSIVPLVYMTVLQLLVIVPWGIIFTRLYRFLYPARKALLVYGERTVDGFVGKANTRNDRFIITKKIDYREGVDVVVNCAKQSEAVILCDLPSEIRNTILKFCYSQSIRVYVTPKLSDIIIRSAEDSHLIDSPLLLSRNNGFTFEQRFFKRAVDIVLTLALLFVFSPIMIVTALAIKLYDRGPVLFLQERYTKGEQKFMIYKFRSMKINSDSIKYVPTMEDDPRVTPVGKVIRQLRIDEMPQFFNILKGEMSLIGPRAESVKLTDAYVRDIPEFKYRLKVKSGLTGYAQVHGKYNTTPYDKLKLDLMYIQNYSWLMDMEIIFLTVKILFMKDSTEGFTEEQCATLDIEEAKNGTKK; this comes from the coding sequence ATGGATTTAGAAGGTGTTTATCCGATGAAGAATTTTGAGCAGTATAAACGTATTGTGCGTTTTACTTCTATAATTACACTTGTAGTATGTGAGATGGCAATATATTGGACAGTATGGCTAAGGCATTATAATATTGAAATGGAGATTCCATATAATAGAACTGGAAATTGGATGATTGTAGCTGTCTATTGTTTGATTCTCCTTATTTTCAGTAAAATGTATGGTGGACTTAAGATAGGTTATTTAAAGACTTTTAATATTATTTATTCTCAATTTTTGACAACAATATCTGCCAATGCATTGATTTATCTTCAGATTACTTTATTGATAAAGCACTTCACATCGATTGTTCCCTTGGTATATATGACGGTATTACAATTGCTGGTAATTGTACCTTGGGGGATTATATTTACACGGTTGTATAGATTTCTATACCCTGCAAGAAAAGCGCTTTTAGTATATGGGGAACGGACTGTTGATGGGTTTGTGGGTAAGGCGAATACAAGGAATGATCGTTTTATTATTACTAAAAAGATAGATTATAGAGAGGGGGTCGATGTGGTTGTAAATTGCGCCAAGCAATCGGAAGCAGTTATTTTGTGTGACCTCCCATCAGAAATACGAAATACAATACTGAAATTTTGTTATTCTCAATCAATACGTGTTTATGTTACTCCTAAATTGTCGGATATTATTATCAGAAGTGCAGAGGATTCCCATCTTATTGACAGTCCTTTATTATTATCTCGTAATAATGGGTTCACCTTTGAACAACGATTCTTTAAACGGGCTGTAGACATTGTACTTACATTAGCGTTGCTTTTTGTGTTTTCTCCTATTATGATTGTAACGGCTTTAGCTATAAAACTTTATGACAGAGGACCGGTACTCTTTTTGCAGGAGCGATATACTAAAGGCGAACAGAAGTTTATGATTTACAAATTTCGCAGTATGAAGATTAATTCGGATTCTATTAAGTATGTTCCAACTATGGAGGATGACCCGAGGGTCACCCCGGTGGGGAAGGTCATACGTCAGTTGCGGATTGATGAAATGCCCCAGTTTTTTAATATCTTAAAAGGAGAAATGAGTCTGATAGGTCCAAGAGCGGAAAGTGTCAAACTCACAGATGCTTATGTTCGGGATATACCAGAGTTTAAATATCGTTTGAAGGTGAAAAGCGGGCTGACCGGATATGCTCAGGTACATGGTAAATATAACACGACTCCATATGATAAGCTGAAGCTTGATTTGATGTATATTCAGAATTATTCATGGCTGATGGACATGGAGATAATATTTCTTACAGTCAAGATCCTCTTTATGAAGGACAGTACAGAAGGCTTTACAGAGGAGCAGTGTGCAACACTGGATATAGAGGAAGCAAAGAATGGTACGAAAAAATAA
- a CDS encoding IS630 family transposase has product MPKSATPIFLSNDDKSYLKSILQKGTVEARVHRRAKILLLKSDGMADEAIAGKLDISRPTVKLCLKKYMESGVKAAMEDSKGRGRRIEITDDAKAWVINIACQKPSAFGLPAELWYPLSLTRYINSVAEQEGYPRMATASEFSIRKILRKAMLNPHKVTYYCEKRDPDFEKKMHDVLVIYKQVELRFDENGSLIPFAGDEEPVHTLSYDEKPGIQAIATTTGDRPPAASTEKMSTVQRDYEYKRLGTLSLLAAIDLLTGEAIPLVSNTHKSSDFVTFLKILDEKYPKGDKIRLILDNHSAHTSRETQEYLNTVPGRFEFVFTPTHGSWLNMVEGFFSKMTRQMLSGIRVGSKEELKERILKYFEEINEVPVPYKWKYRLDTIDLSEEDVGTIVYEVVNAKAASPENQGKRAPKARTRKPRNQITTNA; this is encoded by the coding sequence ATGCCAAAGAGTGCTACGCCTATTTTTCTTTCCAATGATGATAAGTCATATTTAAAGTCCATTCTACAGAAGGGGACTGTTGAAGCCAGAGTCCACAGGAGAGCCAAAATCCTCTTATTAAAATCAGATGGCATGGCAGATGAAGCCATTGCTGGCAAACTCGATATTTCGAGACCGACGGTAAAGCTCTGCCTGAAAAAATATATGGAATCAGGCGTAAAAGCTGCCATGGAAGACAGTAAAGGCCGTGGCCGCAGGATTGAAATTACCGATGATGCAAAGGCATGGGTAATCAATATTGCCTGCCAAAAGCCTTCCGCATTCGGCCTCCCGGCAGAGTTATGGTATCCATTGAGCCTTACCCGCTACATCAATTCCGTTGCTGAACAGGAAGGATATCCCCGTATGGCGACAGCATCTGAGTTTTCTATCCGGAAGATACTTAGGAAAGCAATGCTTAATCCCCATAAGGTCACCTATTATTGTGAAAAACGGGATCCTGACTTTGAAAAGAAGATGCATGATGTGCTGGTCATTTACAAACAGGTTGAACTCCGCTTTGATGAAAATGGAAGTTTGATTCCGTTTGCCGGTGATGAAGAGCCGGTACATACATTATCCTATGATGAAAAGCCCGGGATCCAAGCGATTGCCACCACAACCGGGGACAGGCCCCCGGCTGCCAGTACGGAAAAAATGTCCACCGTACAGCGTGATTATGAGTATAAACGTCTGGGGACGCTCTCCCTATTGGCAGCGATTGACCTGTTGACCGGGGAAGCTATCCCACTGGTAAGCAATACTCATAAAAGCAGCGATTTTGTAACATTCCTTAAAATATTGGATGAGAAATACCCAAAAGGGGACAAAATACGGCTTATACTGGATAACCACTCCGCCCATACATCCAGGGAGACACAGGAATATCTGAATACAGTTCCTGGAAGGTTTGAATTTGTGTTCACACCCACACATGGCTCCTGGCTGAATATGGTGGAAGGCTTTTTCAGCAAAATGACCCGCCAGATGTTGTCCGGGATTCGTGTAGGCTCGAAAGAGGAACTAAAGGAACGGATTTTGAAATACTTTGAAGAAATCAATGAGGTTCCCGTCCCCTACAAATGGAAATACCGCTTGGACACGATTGATCTTTCGGAAGAGGATGTGGGCACAATCGTCTATGAAGTTGTAAATGCGAAAGCAGCAAGTCCTGAAAACCAAGGGAAACGTGCGCCCAAAGCACGGACACGTAAGCCAAGAAATCAGATTACTACCAATGCTTAA
- a CDS encoding helix-turn-helix domain-containing protein — MRRKTIDTIPVLSDAMKNILSAFSKSRSLPSGLVKRASIVLPASQGELNQNIAPQAGLHYNNAAAWRSRFLAALPALRRIEMDDPEKLEDEIRAVLSDKKLPGATSVFTPDQIMRIIGLACSSPNDFGYEVSQWSLPLLAAEIKKQGIAEQISEKSVSRFLKVR, encoded by the coding sequence ATGCGAAGGAAAACAATTGATACTATCCCGGTTTTATCTGATGCCATGAAAAACATATTATCTGCTTTTTCAAAAAGCCGCTCCCTTCCGTCAGGACTGGTCAAAAGAGCCAGCATTGTCCTGCCTGCGTCACAGGGGGAACTCAACCAGAATATTGCGCCACAGGCCGGGCTTCATTATAATAATGCTGCCGCCTGGCGCAGTCGGTTCCTCGCGGCGCTCCCAGCCTTGCGGAGGATTGAAATGGACGACCCGGAAAAGCTTGAAGATGAGATACGGGCAGTCCTGTCCGATAAAAAACTCCCCGGTGCCACGTCTGTTTTTACGCCGGACCAGATCATGCGGATCATCGGCCTTGCCTGCAGCAGCCCAAATGATTTTGGGTACGAAGTAAGCCAGTGGAGCCTCCCGCTGTTAGCGGCAGAAATTAAAAAGCAGGGGATCGCTGAACAGATTTCTGAGAAATCTGTCAGCCGTTTTTTAAAAGTGAGGTAG
- a CDS encoding transposase: MTGVQALEHKYTDKLIGFFDVATGRMEMPYLNSTRTEEDFVEAVKALAGTDPQAPWTFICDGLNTHKSEALVRYVAEACAPGVELGKKGKTGILKSMESQADFLHDPSHRIRFVYTPKHSSWMNQIEIWFGIINRKLLKRKSCLSHRRTGSKHPALY; encoded by the coding sequence ATGACTGGGGTACAAGCGCTGGAACATAAATATACTGACAAGCTCATCGGGTTCTTTGATGTTGCAACGGGCCGTATGGAAATGCCGTATTTAAACTCCACACGCACAGAAGAGGATTTTGTGGAAGCCGTGAAAGCATTGGCAGGGACAGACCCGCAAGCCCCATGGACATTTATATGCGATGGCCTAAACACCCATAAGTCGGAAGCCCTTGTCCGCTATGTGGCAGAAGCCTGTGCCCCTGGCGTGGAACTGGGCAAAAAAGGGAAAACAGGGATCCTTAAAAGTATGGAAAGCCAAGCGGATTTCCTGCATGACCCTTCCCACCGGATCCGCTTTGTCTATACTCCGAAACACAGTTCCTGGATGAACCAGATTGAGATATGGTTTGGCATCATTAACCGGAAGCTGCTGAAGCGGAAAAGCTGCCTGTCACATAGAAGAACTGGAAGCAAGCATCCTGCGCTTTATTGA
- a CDS encoding IS110 family transposase produces MHVRFGGKHAKTCLWARRCVLSLRIPIFNILEDSCHVVVANPKYVRAIKGQKTDDKDSAWIADLFKFDIVPSSYIPCKQIRMLRELFRYRQKLTGHRSSEKNRLQNALTVSNIALASVLSDSFGKSATAIVDYILTCEVFGPEYCKSLLLKKAKDKADDVVTSIIGYEPRRDQSVKIKVRRKYFDEINECVSTLEETISDLAEPYHKFIELATTIPGITEQSATFIIAEIGVDMAVFKSSKRLCSWAGPAPENNESAGKKKSVHVSRAGVYLKPLLVQCANAAIKSKNPYFRYKYDRIKKRRGHKRAIIAIARMVLTCIYHMFQKQEVFNPADTDYSAIPEEMYRKFQEQYDRNAIKRLEKRGYVITPPAMA; encoded by the coding sequence GTGCACGTACGGTTCGGGGGCAAGCACGCAAAAACTTGCCTTTGGGCAAGGCGTTGTGTGCTTAGCCTACGGATTCCAATTTTTAATATCCTGGAGGATTCCTGTCACGTTGTCGTTGCTAACCCCAAGTATGTCAGGGCTATCAAAGGACAGAAAACCGATGACAAAGACTCCGCCTGGATTGCGGATCTGTTTAAATTTGATATTGTTCCTTCCAGTTATATCCCCTGTAAGCAAATTCGCATGCTTCGGGAATTGTTCCGATACCGGCAGAAACTGACTGGCCACCGCAGCAGTGAGAAAAACCGGTTACAGAATGCTCTTACGGTTTCCAACATTGCCCTTGCATCCGTCCTCTCAGATTCCTTTGGAAAATCAGCGACCGCCATCGTTGACTATATCCTGACCTGTGAGGTATTTGGCCCCGAATACTGTAAATCCCTGCTTCTTAAAAAAGCAAAGGACAAGGCAGATGATGTTGTAACCTCCATAATCGGTTATGAACCGCGCCGTGACCAATCCGTTAAGATTAAGGTCCGCAGAAAGTATTTCGATGAAATCAATGAGTGCGTCTCCACTCTCGAAGAAACGATTTCCGACCTGGCTGAACCTTACCATAAATTTATCGAATTGGCTACTACAATTCCTGGAATTACAGAGCAGTCTGCCACCTTTATCATTGCTGAAATCGGGGTGGATATGGCGGTATTCAAATCCTCAAAACGTTTGTGCTCCTGGGCTGGGCCGGCTCCTGAAAATAACGAAAGTGCCGGTAAAAAGAAGAGCGTCCATGTTTCAAGAGCCGGGGTGTACTTAAAGCCTCTGCTGGTTCAGTGTGCAAATGCTGCCATCAAGAGTAAAAACCCTTACTTCAGATACAAATATGACCGTATAAAAAAACGTCGTGGTCATAAACGGGCAATCATTGCCATTGCACGCATGGTGTTGACTTGCATTTACCACATGTTCCAAAAGCAGGAGGTATTTAATCCTGCCGATACGGATTATTCCGCTATTCCTGAAGAAATGTACCGGAAATTTCAGGAACAGTATGACAGAAATGCCATCAAACGTTTAGAGAAACGAGGCTATGTGATTACTCCTCCTGCTATGGCCTGA
- a CDS encoding group II intron reverse transcriptase/maturase has product MATYKTSFDKGTKRQLSKEYISVQNKEQRLRKSISGLAGNSRERTQKLKELKALRNQRVSMSCSQPMDSSFRRIFYQRYADDFLIGIIGSKQDAIATKQVIQSFLLKELHLELSEEKTLVTHGYEKAQFLGCEITIGRKGVPSRDKLGKLSDRHHGRVRLYLPKQAWLKKLIQSEAIKIEHNADGKEIWKPKTRNNLLYLPDHEIFRIYNWEIVGLYQYYRFADNASALNDYYYIMKYSLAKTLAGKHKSSVHKIMRKYFREGRMQTRYQTHNGFKTVYLYDYGFKKQPIITNHASITRF; this is encoded by the coding sequence ATGGCGACATACAAAACCTCCTTTGATAAGGGGACAAAACGACAGCTGTCCAAAGAATACATTTCTGTCCAAAATAAAGAACAACGGTTGAGGAAGTCCATCTCCGGGCTTGCTGGGAATTCCAGAGAGAGAACCCAAAAACTAAAAGAACTTAAAGCGTTGCGCAACCAACGGGTATCTATGTCCTGCTCCCAGCCAATGGATTCTTCATTCAGAAGGATTTTCTACCAAAGGTACGCGGACGACTTCCTTATCGGAATAATCGGCAGCAAACAGGACGCTATAGCAACCAAACAGGTAATCCAGTCATTCCTGCTTAAGGAATTACATCTGGAGCTGTCCGAAGAAAAAACACTGGTTACCCATGGATATGAAAAAGCACAATTCCTCGGTTGCGAAATAACCATTGGCCGAAAAGGCGTCCCGTCCAGGGATAAGCTGGGAAAACTGTCAGACCGTCACCATGGAAGAGTCAGGCTTTACCTCCCCAAGCAAGCGTGGTTAAAGAAATTAATACAGTCTGAGGCAATAAAAATCGAACACAACGCTGATGGAAAGGAAATCTGGAAACCGAAAACAAGAAATAACCTGCTCTATCTCCCCGACCATGAAATCTTCCGTATATACAACTGGGAAATCGTCGGTTTATACCAATACTACAGGTTTGCGGACAATGCATCGGCGCTCAATGATTATTATTACATCATGAAATACAGCCTTGCTAAAACACTCGCAGGAAAACACAAAAGTTCAGTGCACAAAATAATGAGGAAATATTTCAGGGAAGGACGCATGCAGACACGTTACCAAACCCATAATGGCTTCAAAACAGTATACTTATATGACTATGGTTTCAAAAAACAACCCATCATCACAAACCATGCTAGTATAACTCGATTTTAA
- a CDS encoding choline-binding protein gives MIRKRILILGTAMLIGLSSTIPTLAETAPSITMENSGAYLFTWRPVDYGNGQSFAILVGGNTINESDVILNRGYDYGYTFQPNKYSRPWGQVPDLVNAGGVWAIPDNWSSLPEGIQPTTRIVLLTNNKNYSSNERYVDVVHLPNGVSASELPPEVRKYLINVDGSDAGAYDGTITSGWITEGNQRKYRKPDGNFVAGGWLRVDGESYYMNDEGIMLADTVTPDGIYVNAKGEKTNYMPGWKQDEKGWRYLMGTGNYAANTWFKDADGKWYYFNIGGYMVTDKETPDGYYVNADGVWDGNASTIVNQKSGGPGENSASNTSQEGWEQFGDTWKYKLSDGSYVTNAWKQDTDGKWYYFGGDSLMVTSQTTPDGYYVGADGAWSGNE, from the coding sequence ATGATAAGAAAAAGAATCCTTATATTGGGGACCGCAATGTTAATAGGTCTGTCAAGCACGATTCCAACATTGGCAGAAACGGCTCCGTCTATAACAATGGAAAACAGCGGGGCCTACCTTTTTACATGGCGTCCGGTAGATTATGGAAATGGTCAGTCATTCGCAATCCTTGTAGGAGGTAATACCATTAACGAAAGTGATGTCATCTTGAACCGTGGCTACGATTATGGTTATACATTCCAGCCAAACAAGTATTCACGCCCATGGGGACAGGTTCCTGATTTGGTCAATGCAGGCGGTGTCTGGGCAATACCGGATAACTGGTCATCTCTTCCTGAAGGAATACAACCGACCACCCGTATTGTTTTGCTTACGAACAATAAAAATTATTCAAGCAATGAGCGTTATGTTGATGTTGTGCATTTGCCAAACGGAGTTTCTGCTTCTGAGCTGCCTCCTGAGGTCAGAAAATATCTTATTAATGTGGACGGATCAGATGCAGGAGCATATGACGGAACCATAACTTCAGGATGGATAACCGAGGGCAATCAGCGGAAATACCGTAAACCGGACGGCAATTTTGTGGCAGGCGGATGGCTCAGGGTTGATGGTGAATCCTATTATATGAATGATGAGGGTATCATGCTGGCAGATACCGTCACTCCTGACGGGATTTACGTAAATGCAAAGGGCGAAAAGACTAATTATATGCCGGGATGGAAACAGGACGAAAAAGGTTGGCGCTATCTCATGGGCACGGGCAATTATGCCGCGAATACATGGTTCAAAGATGCAGACGGAAAATGGTATTACTTCAATATAGGAGGATATATGGTAACCGATAAGGAAACTCCTGATGGTTATTATGTAAATGCTGACGGCGTTTGGGATGGAAATGCCTCCACAATCGTGAATCAAAAGAGCGGCGGGCCTGGCGAAAACAGTGCATCCAATACCTCTCAGGAAGGTTGGGAGCAATTCGGAGACACTTGGAAATATAAATTGTCGGACGGAAGCTATGTCACCAATGCCTGGAAACAGGATACGGACGGGAAATGGTATTATTTCGGTGGGGATTCTCTCATGGTCACCAGTCAGACTACGCCGGACGGATATTATGTAGGTGCAGACGGCGCATGGAGCGGGAATGAATAA
- a CDS encoding argininosuccinate lyase → MRKQTKLVAVLSTAALLAIGASMTSFAATGWAEEDGTWVYYNRDGERATDQWKKSGNNWYWLNSDGEMAIDQLIEDGDNYYYVDINGVMAANQWVAIDNEDAGQDNEPDHYWYYFQANGKALKNGDNAKVALKTINGKKYAFDDEGKMLYGWVSEDNAERVDDTDGDGFKEGTYYFGGEDDGAMTVGWLQMDITYDEATNDNEIAPVFNDDEDQSRWFYFQSNGKKVQAKDGDLQKSKTINGKKYEFDQYGAMTAEWSLDVEAASKNGTRDGYSTSATNSVSAKYAEQWRYFNSVEDGSRVSKGWFKVVAAEYLNYDKYNDDEDAWYYADGSGNLYAGEFKTIKGKKYAFRNDGRMVDGLKFIKDDVGSLDVKADDNGSYPFDDEDRFDENAPKLNKLGYKCYYFGDGNDGAMRTNKATVSIDGDNFSFYFEKSGGSKGAGRTGEKDDKFYQSGKLLRAGSDEKYQVVKAVNDDDSLGYVKLDDADDFVKDLGNKVTSTAVTKENISKLGLNKKTTDIKELYIINDGNGMGTDKYFLVNTSGKVIDSKSKNKDGNDFQYVVAKGGKIIGIYVED, encoded by the coding sequence ATGAGAAAGCAGACAAAGTTAGTTGCTGTATTATCAACAGCAGCACTGCTCGCTATTGGTGCATCCATGACTTCTTTCGCAGCTACAGGATGGGCTGAGGAAGACGGTACTTGGGTATATTACAACAGAGACGGCGAGAGAGCAACTGATCAGTGGAAGAAATCCGGTAACAACTGGTATTGGTTAAACAGCGATGGCGAAATGGCTATCGATCAGCTGATTGAGGACGGCGACAACTATTATTATGTAGACATCAACGGTGTTATGGCAGCTAACCAGTGGGTAGCTATCGACAACGAAGATGCAGGACAGGACAATGAGCCGGATCATTACTGGTATTACTTCCAGGCAAATGGTAAGGCTTTAAAGAATGGCGACAATGCTAAGGTTGCTCTGAAGACAATTAACGGCAAGAAGTATGCTTTTGATGACGAAGGCAAGATGCTGTACGGTTGGGTTTCTGAGGACAATGCAGAGCGCGTAGATGATACAGACGGCGACGGCTTCAAGGAAGGTACCTACTACTTCGGCGGCGAAGATGATGGTGCTATGACTGTTGGCTGGCTGCAGATGGATATCACATACGATGAAGCAACTAATGATAATGAGATTGCTCCTGTATTCAACGATGATGAGGATCAGAGCCGTTGGTTCTACTTCCAGTCAAATGGTAAGAAGGTTCAGGCTAAAGATGGCGATCTCCAGAAGAGCAAGACCATCAATGGCAAGAAATATGAGTTCGACCAGTATGGCGCTATGACAGCAGAGTGGTCTCTGGATGTTGAGGCAGCTTCTAAGAATGGTACAAGAGACGGCTACAGCACATCAGCTACCAACAGTGTATCTGCTAAGTATGCTGAGCAGTGGAGATACTTCAACAGCGTTGAGGATGGTTCCCGTGTAAGCAAGGGCTGGTTCAAGGTAGTAGCAGCTGAGTATCTGAACTACGATAAGTATAATGATGATGAAGATGCTTGGTACTATGCAGACGGAAGCGGCAACCTGTATGCAGGCGAGTTCAAGACCATCAAGGGCAAGAAGTATGCGTTCCGTAATGACGGCCGTATGGTTGACGGACTTAAGTTTATCAAGGATGACGTCGGCAGTTTAGACGTAAAAGCCGACGATAATGGCAGCTATCCATTCGATGATGAAGACAGATTCGATGAGAACGCACCTAAGCTTAATAAGCTTGGTTACAAGTGCTATTACTTCGGTGATGGAAATGATGGCGCTATGAGAACAAACAAGGCCACTGTTTCTATTGATGGCGATAACTTCAGCTTCTACTTCGAGAAGTCCGGCGGAAGCAAGGGTGCTGGACGTACAGGAGAGAAGGATGATAAGTTCTATCAGTCTGGTAAGCTCTTAAGAGCTGGATCTGATGAGAAGTATCAGGTGGTTAAGGCTGTTAATGATGATGATTCTCTGGGTTACGTAAAGCTGGATGATGCAGACGATTTTGTTAAGGATCTTGGCAATAAGGTAACATCTACAGCAGTTACCAAAGAGAATATTTCTAAACTTGGTCTTAACAAGAAGACAACCGACATTAAGGAACTGTATATTATCAACGACGGTAATGGTATGGGTACTGATAAGTACTTCCTGGTAAATACATCTGGTAAAGTGATTGACAGCAAGTCCAAGAACAAGGATGGCAATGACTTCCAGTACGTAGTAGCTAAGGGCGGTAAGATTATTGGTATCTACGTAGAAGATTAA
- a CDS encoding tagaturonate reductase — MSKCVKETVIQFGEGGFLRGFVDYFFHKLQEKGLYDGKIVVVQPIEKGMCQMLSEQNCEYNLFLRGIDNGQVVNEHTHVTSISRALNPYTQYEEYIALAENPDLRVLVSNTTEAGIEYLGTEKLTDMPPKSYPAKLTQFLYKRFKAGLKGLILLPCELIDDNGDNLKKCVLQYAELWELEDGFKTWLENENDFCSTLVDRIVTGYPRDEVEELTKQIGYEDKLIDTAEIFHLWVIGGHHEDELPFQKAGYNIVWTDDVHPYKKRKVRILNGGHTSMVLGAYLYGLETVGECMKDEKVSAFLKKCIFEEIIPTIGDTEDNRKFGAAVLERFSNPFIKHQLLSIALNSVSKFQVRVLPTILEYKEKFGRYPKALTFSMAALIAFYRTDKANDGDEIMQFMKKASVEEIMKRQDYWHTDLSEMIPMIEEYYELIQCKGMAGAYEVVLR; from the coding sequence ATGAGTAAATGTGTAAAAGAAACTGTGATTCAATTTGGAGAAGGAGGATTTCTGCGGGGCTTTGTAGACTATTTCTTTCACAAGCTCCAGGAGAAAGGTCTGTATGATGGAAAGATAGTCGTGGTTCAACCTATCGAAAAAGGGATGTGCCAGATGCTTTCGGAGCAAAATTGTGAATATAATCTATTCCTGCGGGGAATTGATAATGGACAGGTAGTTAATGAGCATACCCATGTAACATCTATATCCAGGGCGTTGAATCCATATACCCAATATGAAGAATATATTGCATTGGCAGAGAATCCGGATTTAAGGGTTCTTGTCTCCAATACTACCGAGGCAGGAATTGAATACCTGGGTACAGAGAAGCTGACTGATATGCCGCCAAAATCATATCCGGCTAAACTTACTCAGTTTTTATATAAAAGGTTCAAAGCCGGTTTAAAAGGACTTATTTTACTCCCGTGTGAACTGATTGATGATAACGGGGACAATTTGAAAAAATGTGTTCTGCAGTATGCAGAGTTATGGGAGCTGGAGGACGGATTTAAAACCTGGCTGGAAAATGAAAATGATTTCTGCAGCACACTGGTAGACCGTATTGTGACAGGTTACCCACGTGACGAGGTTGAGGAGCTGACGAAGCAGATTGGTTATGAGGATAAGCTTATAGATACGGCCGAGATATTTCATCTGTGGGTTATCGGCGGTCATCATGAAGACGAACTTCCATTCCAGAAGGCCGGCTATAATATTGTCTGGACAGACGATGTTCATCCGTATAAAAAAAGGAAGGTGCGCATTCTGAATGGAGGACACACTTCCATGGTATTGGGGGCGTATCTGTACGGACTTGAGACAGTTGGAGAATGCATGAAGGATGAGAAGGTGTCTGCATTCCTTAAGAAGTGTATATTTGAAGAAATCATTCCTACAATTGGAGACACAGAGGATAATCGCAAATTCGGTGCGGCTGTTCTGGAGCGTTTCTCTAATCCATTTATCAAGCATCAGCTGCTGAGCATTGCATTAAATTCAGTAAGCAAGTTCCAGGTTAGAGTTCTTCCTACTATATTGGAGTATAAAGAAAAGTTTGGTCGTTACCCAAAGGCGCTTACGTTTTCTATGGCAGCATTAATAGCCTTCTACCGTACGGATAAGGCTAATGATGGAGATGAGATAATGCAGTTCATGAAAAAGGCCTCTGTAGAAGAAATTATGAAGCGTCAGGATTATTGGCATACCGATCTTTCTGAGATGATTCCGATGATAGAGGAATATTATGAGTTGATACAGTGCAAGGGCATGGCCGGGGCTTATGAGGTTGTATTGAGATAG
- the rplL gene encoding 50S ribosomal protein L7/L12, with product MAKLTTAEFIEAIKELSVLELNELVKACEEEFGVSAAAGVVVAAAGAGAAAAEEKTEFDVELTEVGPNKVKVIKVVREVTGLGLKEAKDVVDGAPKVVKQGASKDEAEDVKAKLEAEGAKVTLK from the coding sequence ATGGCAAAGTTAACAACCGCTGAGTTTATCGAAGCTATCAAGGAATTATCCGTATTAGAACTGAATGAATTAGTAAAAGCATGTGAGGAAGAGTTTGGCGTATCCGCAGCAGCAGGTGTTGTAGTTGCAGCAGCAGGCGCTGGCGCAGCGGCAGCTGAAGAGAAGACCGAATTTGATGTAGAGCTGACTGAGGTTGGTCCTAACAAGGTTAAGGTTATCAAGGTTGTTCGCGAAGTTACCGGCTTAGGCCTGAAGGAAGCTAAGGACGTAGTTGACGGAGCTCCTAAGGTAGTTAAGCAGGGCGCATCCAAGGATGAGGCTGAGGATGTTAAGGCTAAATTAGAGGCTGAGGGCGCTAAGGTTACATTAAAGTAA